The Wolbachia endosymbiont of Spodoptera picta genome segment GTAACGGTGATATTCTAGAGCAAGCTAGTTATACCACTATCCCTGATATAAGTGATATTGAGGTTATAAAGAAAGGCTTGAATTTTAACTATTCCATATCGCACGTTAAAGGCAGTCAATCAATAATACCAATTAAGGTTTTTGATGACGGAAAATTTACATATCTACAATTTAATAAAATAAACTCTGATTTCCCGGCAGTTTTTATGGTTGATTCTGCAGGATATGAGTCCTTGATAAATTTTCGTACAGTTGATGACTATCTGATAATTGAAAGAGTAAACTCGGTATTTACCTTAAGAAACGGATCAAGTACAGTCTGCCTGTTTAATGAAAACATACCTTTCAAAAAAGGTAAGTGATTAAAGGCTATAGTATTCTTATAGGTGCAAAATTCTTTCTATGGTGCTTCGTAATTCCATGAAGGCCAATAGCGCTGAGGTGTTCTTTTGTTCCATATCCTTTATTTTTATACCAATTATATTGAGGATGTTTATTATGCAATTCTTCCATAAGTCGATCTCTTGTAACTTTTGCAACGATTGAAGCGGCTGCAATTGATATACTTAAACTATCACCATTCACTACAGACTTTGTTTGCCATTTCACTTCAAGTGGTTGGTTACCATCAACTAACACATAATCTAGTTCTAAATCTAAATTTACCAGCGCACGTTTCATTGAAAGCTTTGTTGCTTGCAAGATATTGTATGAGTCTATTTCCTCTACACTTGCCATTCCTATACCAAATTTTGCAACAGACGTTATTTTTTCGTATAGAACTTGCCTACACTTAGGGGTTAGCTTTTTTGAGTCGTTTATTCCATCAATAACCGTATCTCTATCAGTAAATATTACAGCTGCAGATATCACTGGACCGGCAAGCGGACCTCTTCCAACTTCATCTACTCCTGCTATAATTCCTGATAATGTATTTTCTAATGTGAAATCTGGATATTTCATAGTTCCTATAATAAGAAAGTTAAAGCAAAAATCGAACAAACGATAGAAATTATCCAAAATTTTATAACTATTGTATTTTCTGACCACCCTTTCTTTTCAAAGTGATGATGTATTGGTGTCATAAGGAAAATTCTTCTTCCTGCTCCATATCTAAATTTTGTATATTTAAAATATGATATCTGAATAATCACAGATAAAGTCTCTATTACAAAGATTATTCCAATAACGGCAAAAAGCATTTCTTTTTTAATTAGAACACTAGTGAGTCCTAAAGCTGCACCGATTGATAGGCTTCCAACATCACCCATAAATATTTTTGCTGGATGTGTGTTAAACCACAAGAAACTTAAAATAGCTCCTATAAATGCAATGCAGAATAAAGTAATGTTTACATCTGCCTGAGTTATGTATGCAATTAGCCCCAAAAAAGCAAAGGAAGTAATGGCTTGAGTTGCAGCAAGGCCATCTAGGCCATCTGTAAGATTCACAGCATTAGAAGAGCCGACAATTACAAATGCAGCAAACGGAAGATATAGATAGCCAAGGTCGATTGCTACTTCTCTAAATAGAGAAATTTTTGTAAAACCTTCAGCAGATTGTAGCTTAAGTATAAACATACAGACCAGAGTAACGACAAACTGAATAAGTATTTTGGTTTTTGCACTTAAACCTCGGTGGTGATTTGTCTTCAATTTTAAATAGTCATCAATAAATCCAAGTAGAGCAAAAAATAGAGTTATAAATACCAGCAATGAAATTTCTGGTGTTAATTGAGTCCAAAGCAGGATTGGTAATAAAGCAGAAGTTAGTATTATTACTCCACCCATAGGTGGTATATTCTTTTTTGTTATTAAATGACTTTCTGGTCCATATGATCTGATTGGTTGTCCATCTTTACTTATCTTTTTTAGAAGTTTTATAAAATAGGGAAAGAGAATAAACCCAAAAATAAATGAGATAAAAAACGTCTTTGTAGCTGAGGTCACCTGCCTATTCAAAATTAACTAGATATTATACCAAAAGCTTTACCTAATCTCAATTTATACCTTTTTATCAGCTCATTTTATTTGGAGTAAATTTAGTTATTGATTAGTTATAGCAAAGTTTGCATACTGACATTTAGTTAATGGTAAGAGGTGGCATATGTTAGATTATATTAAAAAGCTTTTGTGGGCTACTACAGTACCTGATAATGAGAGTAGAGTTAAAAATTCTTACACGCATATAGTAGAGAAACCTTCTTTTGGTGATGCAGCTTCAAAGTTGAGTAAGGAAGAAAGGTCAGAAGAGCATCTTGTTCTTCTAAAAGGTAAAAGCAATAGCTCTGGTACAACTGTAACAGAAGGATCGTCTAGTATTCAGAATGCAGTATCAGGCAAGAACAAGCGTGGATATATCAAATTAGACAGTGATGAAGAATGGGATAAATTCTTTGATTTACAGAATGATCCTTTCACTAATACTACAAACAAAGAACCTTTTTCTCCGAAGAAAGGAGAATCTCACTATCATGGTAAAGAGATTGTAGGCAAGATTGCTGACCAAATTAAGGCAGAGATATCGAAGGTATATACCATAGAGTCCATAATGATAAAAGAAGGCAAAAGGGAAGGTAATATTGTTTACCCCACCGTGAGAGTTGTGCTACATGCCAATAAAGAAGGAGTAGATATAGCTAAACTTCTAGGCGGTAGTATATGTAAAGAGTATGGTGTAAGAACAATTACATTTTGTCATCCTAATCAAGAAAAAAAGAGAGGGGCATGTTGCTATATTAATAATGATAGTGATAATGAGGAAAGAGTTTATGAAATAATTAGTGGGTTATATGAAATGACTTTAAAGTGGTATGTTGATGAAAGAGAATGCAAAATTAAAGTTAACATTGATGGTAAGAATGGTGTAACTCTCCTTGAAGGCGACGGTGTTACTGCAGAGCAGTTGCGTGCAAATAAAGAAGTCAAAATAGGTAAGAGACGTGAGCCAAAATCTTTATATGAAGAGTTAGTACCGCAATTGCAACAAAAGAGCTCTGAATCAGTCAAGGTTTTACAGCAGCCTTCAACAGATGTAACAAATGTGACAACAACACCAACTTCTACTTCTCAGAGATGCTCTTGACTAAATAAATAAGAAAAAGCAAAAATAGTATAACTTGCTTACAAATGTAAGTAACTTGTACTTCTATGATGAATAACACAATATTACCAAGAAATTTCTATGAACGGCCAACTTTAACCGTAGCTGGGGAGCTGCTAGGGAAGATGCTGAAATTTTCTAATTTTAGTGGAATAATAACTGAAGTTGAAGCGTATATAGGAATGGATGACCCAGCTTGTCATGCAGCAAGAGGCTATACTAATCGAACCTCAGTAATGTTTGGTACGCCAGGGTTTTCGTACGTATATTTTATATATGGAATGTACTATTGTCTAAATATTGTAACAGAAGCAGAAGGATTCCCAGCAGCAGTGTTAATACGAGGATTAAAGCTCACTGAACCGCTTGAAGCAAATTTAGGCGGGCCAGGCATACTGTGCAAAAAATTAAACATTACAAAAGAACATAATAAACAAGACCTTACTATAAGTCATGAATTTTGTCTCTATGAATATCACCTCAAACCAGATTATGTGTGCACTCCAAGAATCGGAATTAGTAAAGGCAAGGAGAAATTTTGGCGATTTAAAAGTTGCGTTTTAGCAGACATGCCTAAAATCACACTCAACAATAAATATTAGACCTCCTGCATAAACTAGATAAAAAGGCAAATAGCCTTTTATGTTTACCAACAATAGACTTCTTGGATAACCTAAGGATATTTTTTGATCTTCTATGGGGGAGTTGAACATTCCCTTTTATAAAACTTTTGCATACTCCTATTTAACTTTAATAGCTCTTTATCTTCCTGAAATCTCAATGTTTTATCAATGCATCTTCTATTCAGCCGTTAGCAAGAACTTTCACTTATTCCATAGCTTTGCGCTATATGGAAATATGTACGGTATTTACACAAATATTCGAGTGCTATTAATAAATATATTTGTTTTTCCTCCTCTTGCCTTTTTCTTGGCCTCTTCCTCTATTAAAATTTCTATTATTTTTCCAATGTTTTTCTTTTTACTCCTCTTAGTCTTCGAAGCTTCTCTTCATCAAGTTTACTTACCTGCTCAAAATTTATACCTTCCCTAATATTGCTTCTACTACTTGTTTCTTAAGTTATCCAAGAAGTCTATTGTCTGCTCAGATACGAGGTAGCTGCTGCCATTTGAAATATTTTATTCACCTAAAATTACATTCTACCTATTTTAAAAGTAGTTTAAAAAAACTTTATAGACTGCATACAAAAGACCTAACATCTTTAGCAATGCCTTCATAAATCCTTACTAAATCCTCACTTAGTATTGAAGGATTTCCACAATCAGAAGCACTACATATTTGCGGATCTAGAGGAACTCTGCTCAAGAGTTTGACTCCCAGCTCTTCAGACATTTTTTTTGCACCACCTTTTCCAAATATGTGTATTTTTGAATTATCTTGAACAAAATAGCTCATATTTTCCACAATGCCGATAATTGGCACGCTGAGCTTTGTGAACATATCATAAATTTTTTGTGCATCGACTAAAGCAAGCTCCTGTGGAGTTGAAACTATTATTGCTCCAGTTAAACTAAAATTCTCCATCAGACTTAAATGTACATCGCCAGTGCCAGGTGGTGTATCAATGATTAAATATTCTATATCAGACCACCTTGTTCCCATTAGCAAATTGTAAAGTGCTTTTGTGATCATAGGTCCACGCCATATTGCTGCGCGGTCCTTATCAATAAAATAGCCAATTGAAATAGTATAGAGACCATGTTTCTCTATAGGCATTGCTTTACCACTCTGTATTTCTGGTTTCAATTTCTCAGTGCCCAACATTTTAGGAATCGAAGGACCATATATATCTGCATCAACTAGCGCAACTTTATGTTTTGATTCTGCTAACGAAAGAGCTAGATTTAGTGCAACTGTCGACTTACCCACACCTCCCTTACCAGAAGCAACGACAATTATATTTTTCACTCCTTCGATATGAAGTTTAGCTTTTTGTTGCCTAGCTTGTTTTTGACCAGTAGCAACTACAGTAACCTTTCCTACTCCCGGTATCGCCTTAACAGCTTGCTCACAATTTTTTCTTAATTCTTCATTTGGCTCAGTAACTTCAAGAGCAAAAGCAACATCTTTACCTTTAATAATAATTGAGGATACTACACCAACATTCTTACCACTTTTCTTCTCTATAACCTTTTTTAGGCTCTCTCTTACGGTTTCCTCATTAACCTGTGTAAATTTTTTCCAGAACATATGATGAAATTTTTTCTATTGGTGTATACTAACATAGAATAATTAAACTGCACTGACTTTAAAACGAGGTTACAAGAATATGCTAAATCATCAAAATTTAACACGAAAACAAAAAGATTTGTATTTTCAGCTAAAAAGATCCATATGGAATGGAAGGAGCATCAGCGATATCTTGGAAGCAGTTTCAGGAAATGATTTACTAAAAGTTCTTATCACTTGATATACTACACGATTTCCAACAGGTGGAGGACGCACTTTAACACTGCTTAGCCTAGCTATACATAGAGACAATAATGAATGTGTTAATTCTATTTTAGAACAAGCTCAAAACAGTGGTATACTACAAGATATTCTTACTGCTCCAAATATTATAAATTATCAAGATGGTTTGATGTACAACTTAACATCGCTTGGCTTTGCCATACATTACAACAAGGAAAGATATGTTGATGTTATTTTAACAAAAGCCCAGGAAAATGGTATATTACAAGATATCCTTGCTTCTAGAAATATTGTACAGTATTTAAATATTATAGCGTATACTTTAACGCCACTTAACTTTGCTATATATAAAGGCAATAACAAGTGTATCAATTCTATTTTTATACGAGCTCAAAATAGTGATACACTGCGAAATATCCTTACTTCTAAAGATATTGTGCAGCTTACAGGAGTGACGTATGTCATTAAACCACTTGCCTTTGCTATGTATAAAGGTAATAATAAATGTGTCGATTCTATTTTAACACGAGTTCAAAATAGTGCTATGCTACAAGATACACTTACTGCAGTAAGTACTGTACTGTTTCTATATGGTTAATATACTTTGAATGCTTTTAAGCTAGCTGTAGTTGTTAATGAGAACAATGCTAGTATTAGAACTGCATTAGATAATGTATCTATTTCTTCTAGGTATGTTAGAGAAAATAGCAAAGTTAGTTAATTTCTTAAGTAACTCTTTCTTGCAAGTACTACTTTTTTATGTATCTGTTCAGACAATGGCGTTAACTTAAGAGAATAAATTAGCAAGCTCTCCTAAAGGCATGATGGCGTTTAGGCTTATCTACTTTATTGCAGCTATACAATCTTCACGTTAACTTTAGTGCGTATACTTAAAAAGGGCTTGGAAATTTTTTGGTTCCAACAAGCACCTGATAAAGTTTCTGTCTCATTACACCAAATAAAACTGAAAAATTTAAACGATACTCAGCAATTTGATCTGGGTTCCAAGGCTCTTGTGCATCACACATATGAAGTATTGCACATGACCAAGTTTGCACAAAATTCTTGTTTCTAAATTTATCCCAGAAAAATTCTCTAATTCTCCTTCTACTTTGAGTCGTTTATAGCACTCCTCTATGTGACACCTTAACAGATAAGCTTTACTGATATCTTCTTTATTGAAATAAAATAGAAACCAAAGGTCCTATTTTTTACAGTATTTTACTCCTTAACATCTTTCCTTAAGTTGACGCCATTGGGCTCTATCTACGATGGATAAAAGATAAAAATGTAGAATATCAATAGCTTATTATTCTAGCATTTATAGTAAGGACAGTCAGTAAATATCTAAATTTAAGTAAAAGAAGTTTTACTATCATTCACTAATCTAGCTAGAATTCAAGAATTTCAATGCTTTAGCTATTTTAAGTAGAATTAAATTTACTAGTACAAACAATAAATTACTATTCTTAAATTTAATCAGATTGATTGCAAAAAATAAGATTTTCAATAAGCTGCTTGTATAGTTAGCCTTTCATAGATAGTGATGCAACAAAGCCCGCCGGAATCTAGTTCATATTATATATTTATCTGATAAGTTCCATATATGTGTAATTTATTTAAATTGACTTCTTATCATATAATTAAATACATTATTGAAAATTAAAGGTAAGGTTATAGCAATGGAAATTTCAAATTGGCACGAATTATTGAATTTAGTTAATGTTGACAAAGATTTAAGCAAAGATAACGTAATTGAAAAAATACAAAATGAGCTGAAAAGATATTCAAAGGAATATGAAGAGTGGGAAAAGTCTGGCTTTGATATAAATTATGTGTTTAAAGATGGTGAAAAAGCGACTCTTTTGCACTTGGTGGCTTCCTTTAACCTAGAAAATATAGCGAAGGCTCTCATGGAAAAAAGGGCAAATGTTAATGAAAAAGATGTAAAAGGAGATACTCCTTTACATAATACTACTTATCTTGATAGTATAAACATAGCAAACGCTCTCATAGAACAAGGTGCAAATGTTAATGCAATAAATATATGGAGAAGGACTCCTTTACACTATGCTGCTTTATTTCGCAGTATGGCCATAATAGATGCTCTTGTAGAAAGAGGTGTCAATGTTAATGCAGTAGATATGTGGGGAGAGACTCCTTTATACTATCTTAATTGTCCAGCAATTAAGAAAGGGTGGATTGCCGGTGGAGTAACTGCATTATTAGGTACTGCTATATCTATAGCACTTTTTACAGCCGGAGAAATTACAGCTGAGTTAATACCTATAGTTATAGTAGTAGTTGCAATTACAGCAACAGCATTAATAGTTGGCAATGCTATATATAAATTGTCAAAGCCTGACACTCAAGTTGATAAACCAATCTCAGCAAATCGACAGCAAGAAACTGCTAGCGATAGTAGGGTTATCTAGCGATTCTGCCACAGTGTCAGCTGCTTCAATGATATCCATTTGTCCCTATAATTGTCTTTTCTTGGCTACCTTATTTTGCTATTCTTCTGAACAGAGACAAATTTACTTTCTTACTTCACTCACTAAAATTTTAATATGGCGTTTCTTTCCTGCAGATAATTTGATAAATGGCTGACCTTCAAAGCTTTCAGAGTTTATTGTATAGTTAACATCGTTTATAGTATTATCATTAACTTTACATCCATTTCCCTGTATTAAACGCTTTGCCGCACCTTTTGAAGGTTCAAAACCGGTGTCATGAAGCAAGTCTATCAGGAGTATGCCATTTGCAACTTGTTCTCTTGTGATAGTGTAACCAGAAAGCAATGAACTATCTTCATTTTCAAAAGCAGAGATTGCAGCAGATCGTGCAAGTTCAGCTTCTTTGCAACCATGACATATTTTTGTCACTTCTGTTGCCAAGACCTTTTTTGCTTCATTTATTTCTTGATCCTTCAAGAACTCTAGTTTTTTAATTTCATCAGTTGGTAAATCAGTGAAAAGTCTCAAGAAACGACCAACATCTTGATCATCAACATTGCGAAAATATTGCCAATAGTCATAGGAATTTAGCATGCTGCCATCAAGCCATACTGCCCCACTTTCAGTTTTGCCCATCTTTTTTCCTTGTGCGTTTAATAAAAGAGGTGTGGTAAGACCAAACAGCTCAGGTAAATTTAACTTTTTGCTAAGTTCAATTCCGTTTACTATATTTCCCCATTGGTCTGACCCTCCAATCTGGAGACGACAGCCATACTTTTTATTCAACTCGACAAAATCATAGGCTTGTAACAACATGTAATTAAACTCGAGAAAGCTTAGATTTTGCTCCCTATCTAGCCTAATTTTCACACTATCAAAGCCTAACATGCGATTTACAGAAAAATGTGTCCCTATATCACGCAAAAAGTCTATATATTTTATGTTATCTAACCAATCTGCGTTGTTTACTATGATTGCACCAGTTTTTCCATAATCGAAAGATATCATCTTCTCGAGGGTTTTCTTTATACCAAGTATATTTTGATTGATATCTTCTATCGGCAAGACGCTTCTTGCTTTGTCTTTACCAGATGGGTCACCAATTTTTGTTGTGCCACCTCCAAGTAGAACTATTGGCTTATAACCGAATTTTTGTAGGTGACGGAGCATCATGATTTGAATGAGACTGCCAATATGCAAACTTGGTGCCGTACAATCAAACCCAATGTATGCAATTATATAATTATCTTGTGATAATAGCTGGTCTAACCTATCAATGTTTGTACATTGATATAGGTATCCTCTTTCTTGAATGAAGTTTAAAAACTCGGATTTATGTTTCATAATATGTTATTTTGTGTGTAAACGGTGTTGTTAACGATGGCGTCATTCCAGTGCTTGACACTGGAATCCAGTTTATTATGAAATTTCATCAAAAATGTTGTATAGTGTGCTCGTTTATGATTAAGTTTTCTAGATTCCAGTGTCAAGCACTGGAATGACACCACCAACTTCATAAGGGTTGCCTTCAAAATTACAACATTTGAGCAAGTGTATACCAGCTACCTGGATAATCAATTCCATAACTCTTCTATCTTATAATATTCTCTTACTTCTGGCCTGAATAGGTGAACCATTATACCTTGAAAATTCACAATCACCCAGTTACCTTCATCCATACCTTCTACATCTATTTTATCATATTGCTTGAGATTTTTCATCACGTGCTCAGCTAATGCTTTTACATGGCGGCTCGAATCACCGGATGCAATGATCATATATTTTGCAATGACAGTTTTATTCTGTACATCAAAAGTAACTATATCTTGACCTTTGTTTTGATCTATTACATCTACAATTGTATTTTTTATTGATTCTGTATCACCATTCATTATTCTAAATTATATAATTTATCTGTAATGATACACTCAAAATTTCTGAATATGAACTATTTTTGATATGTTTCTAGTGTAACGTTTATAATACATATATTTGTAATATATGATAGTTTTCTGATGGTATGATCATTTACTTAATCGGATTTCCGGGTAGTGGCAAACTTACGATTGCAAAAGAGCTGTGTAATATTATTGATGGGGTGATAGTAGACAATAACCTGTTTAATAATATCATATTTGATATGATTGATTTCAGAAACGCTGAGGTTACAAGTGAAATATGGGAAGAAATTTTTGTGATTAGAGAGAATATGTTAGCAATATTGGAAAAATACCATATAGAATCAAAGCATTATATATTTACAAACGAATTGATAAAAGGTGATTCCTATGATCAAAAAGTATATAACTCAGTGGTGAATTTAAGTAAAAAAATGAACGTGGAGATTCTCCCTGTGGTGTTATATTGTAATAGTGGAGAACTAGTAAAGCGCGTTCAATTAAAGGAAAGAGAGCAGGAGAGAAAAATTACTGATTCAGATTTTGCTATGAGAAGAATTAAAGGAAAGAAACTATTTATGCCTCAAGGTTCACTTGAAATTGATAACTAAAACTTAAGCGCAAAAGAAGTTGCAAAAAAAATTGTTGAAAAAATGAATAGTAAAAAAGTAGTTGGAACTTCTATGATAGATAATTTAGCAATAGAGAGTATTTGTGATTAGTGAGGAGAAAGAGTATCGCCCTTGTGTTGGCATAATGTTATTTAACAAACAGGGAAATATTTTTATTGGAAAACGTTTTGATAGTGACTCTTATTGGCAGATGCCACAAGGAGGAGTTGATGAAGGTGAAGAGCTAGAGCAGGCAGCGCTACGTGAGCTATTGGAGGAAGTTGGTACTGATGAAGCAGAAGTTGTGGCTCAAAATAAAGAGTGGATATATTACAACTTACCCAAGGAAGTTATACCGATATGCTGGAATGGGAGATATTCTGGCCAAAAGCAAAGGTGGTTCTTAATGAAATTTTGTGGGAAGGATAAGGATATTAATATTAACTATACTGATCATCCAGAGTTCAAAGAGTGGCGTTGGCAAAATGTGGATGATTTGGTAGCCAGTGCCATACCGTTCAAAAAAGAAGTTTATAAAAAAGTGATAGAAGAGTTTTCTTCTATCATAAAAGGATCTATTTATGATAGTTGATTCTCATTGTCATCTAATTTATTTTTCTGATGATGAAATACCAAAGGTAATTTCAAGAGCAGAGCAAAATGGTGTGAGAATTTTGCATAACATATGTATAAGCATT includes the following:
- a CDS encoding RNA pyrophosphohydrolase, whose product is MISEEKEYRPCVGIMLFNKQGNIFIGKRFDSDSYWQMPQGGVDEGEELEQAALRELLEEVGTDEAEVVAQNKEWIYYNLPKEVIPICWNGRYSGQKQRWFLMKFCGKDKDININYTDHPEFKEWRWQNVDDLVASAIPFKKEVYKKVIEEFSSIIKGSIYDS
- a CDS encoding DNA-3-methyladenine glycosylase — encoded protein: MNNTILPRNFYERPTLTVAGELLGKMLKFSNFSGIITEVEAYIGMDDPACHAARGYTNRTSVMFGTPGFSYVYFIYGMYYCLNIVTEAEGFPAAVLIRGLKLTEPLEANLGGPGILCKKLNITKEHNKQDLTISHEFCLYEYHLKPDYVCTPRIGISKGKEKFWRFKSCVLADMPKITLNNKY
- a CDS encoding Mrp/NBP35 family ATP-binding protein, which gives rise to MFWKKFTQVNEETVRESLKKVIEKKSGKNVGVVSSIIIKGKDVAFALEVTEPNEELRKNCEQAVKAIPGVGKVTVVATGQKQARQQKAKLHIEGVKNIIVVASGKGGVGKSTVALNLALSLAESKHKVALVDADIYGPSIPKMLGTEKLKPEIQSGKAMPIEKHGLYTISIGYFIDKDRAAIWRGPMITKALYNLLMGTRWSDIEYLIIDTPPGTGDVHLSLMENFSLTGAIIVSTPQELALVDAQKIYDMFTKLSVPIIGIVENMSYFVQDNSKIHIFGKGGAKKMSEELGVKLLSRVPLDPQICSASDCGNPSILSEDLVRIYEGIAKDVRSFVCSL
- the tyrS gene encoding tyrosine--tRNA ligase, with the protein product MKHKSEFLNFIQERGYLYQCTNIDRLDQLLSQDNYIIAYIGFDCTAPSLHIGSLIQIMMLRHLQKFGYKPIVLLGGGTTKIGDPSGKDKARSVLPIEDINQNILGIKKTLEKMISFDYGKTGAIIVNNADWLDNIKYIDFLRDIGTHFSVNRMLGFDSVKIRLDREQNLSFLEFNYMLLQAYDFVELNKKYGCRLQIGGSDQWGNIVNGIELSKKLNLPELFGLTTPLLLNAQGKKMGKTESGAVWLDGSMLNSYDYWQYFRNVDDQDVGRFLRLFTDLPTDEIKKLEFLKDQEINEAKKVLATEVTKICHGCKEAELARSAAISAFENEDSSLLSGYTITREQVANGILLIDLLHDTGFEPSKGAAKRLIQGNGCKVNDNTINDVNYTINSESFEGQPFIKLSAGKKRHIKILVSEVRK
- a CDS encoding ribonuclease HII, coding for MKYPDFTLENTLSGIIAGVDEVGRGPLAGPVISAAVIFTDRDTVIDGINDSKKLTPKCRQVLYEKITSVAKFGIGMASVEEIDSYNILQATKLSMKRALVNLDLELDYVLVDGNQPLEVKWQTKSVVNGDSLSISIAAASIVAKVTRDRLMEELHNKHPQYNWYKNKGYGTKEHLSAIGLHGITKHHRKNFAPIRIL
- the mraY gene encoding phospho-N-acetylmuramoyl-pentapeptide-transferase; this translates as MTSATKTFFISFIFGFILFPYFIKLLKKISKDGQPIRSYGPESHLITKKNIPPMGGVIILTSALLPILLWTQLTPEISLLVFITLFFALLGFIDDYLKLKTNHHRGLSAKTKILIQFVVTLVCMFILKLQSAEGFTKISLFREVAIDLGYLYLPFAAFVIVGSSNAVNLTDGLDGLAATQAITSFAFLGLIAYITQADVNITLFCIAFIGAILSFLWFNTHPAKIFMGDVGSLSIGAALGLTSVLIKKEMLFAVIGIIFVIETLSVIIQISYFKYTKFRYGAGRRIFLMTPIHHHFEKKGWSENTIVIKFWIISIVCSIFALTFLL
- a CDS encoding WD_0033/WD_0034 family tandem repeat-containing protein; this encodes MHRDNNECVNSILEQAQNSGILQDILTAPNIINYQDGLMYNLTSLGFAIHYNKERYVDVILTKAQENGILQDILASRNIVQYLNIIAYTLTPLNFAIYKGNNKCINSIFIRAQNSDTLRNILTSKDIVQLTGVTYVIKPLAFAMYKGNNKCVDSILTRVQNSAMLQDTLTAVSTVLFLYG
- a CDS encoding AAA family ATPase, giving the protein MIIYLIGFPGSGKLTIAKELCNIIDGVIVDNNLFNNIIFDMIDFRNAEVTSEIWEEIFVIRENMLAILEKYHIESKHYIFTNELIKGDSYDQKVYNSVVNLSKKMNVEILPVVLYCNSGELVKRVQLKEREQERKITDSDFAMRRIKGKKLFMPQGSLEIDN
- a CDS encoding ankyrin repeat domain-containing protein — its product is MEISNWHELLNLVNVDKDLSKDNVIEKIQNELKRYSKEYEEWEKSGFDINYVFKDGEKATLLHLVASFNLENIAKALMEKRANVNEKDVKGDTPLHNTTYLDSINIANALIEQGANVNAINIWRRTPLHYAALFRSMAIIDALVERGVNVNAVDMWGETPLYYLNCPAIKKGWIAGGVTALLGTAISIALFTAGEITAELIPIVIVVVAITATALIVGNAIYKLSKPDTQVDKPISANRQQETASDSRVI
- the rsfS gene encoding ribosome silencing factor; translation: MNGDTESIKNTIVDVIDQNKGQDIVTFDVQNKTVIAKYMIIASGDSSRHVKALAEHVMKNLKQYDKIDVEGMDEGNWVIVNFQGIMVHLFRPEVREYYKIEELWN